A region from the Canis lupus dingo isolate Sandy chromosome 9, ASM325472v2, whole genome shotgun sequence genome encodes:
- the LOC112677116 gene encoding olfactory receptor 1L8-like, protein MARVNQTSSVSEFILLGLSSQPEDQKPLFILFLTMYLITIIGNLLIILAIHSDPQLQTPMYFFLSFLSFTDICFTTTVVPRMLVNFLSKKTISYAGCLTQMYFIYALGNTDSCLLAVMAFDRYVAICDPFHYVTTMNRRCCVLLVAFSCSLPHFHSLVHTLLLNGLTFCDSNVIHHFLCDLSPLMKLSCSSTFVNEVVIISEGSVVLVTPFLCITLSYVRILIAVLKIPSAAGKRKAFSTCGSHLTVVTLFYGSIFYVYLQPLSTYSARDHIATIVYTVLSSMLNPFIYSLRNKDLKQSLRKLMGRWNSQATPS, encoded by the coding sequence ATGGCAAGGGTCAACCAAACCAGCAGTGTCTCTGAGTTCATTCTCCTGGGACTCTCCTCCCAGCCTGAGGACCAGAAGCCACTCTTTATCCTCTTCCTCACCATGTACCTGATCACCATAATAGGGAACCTACTCATCATCCTGGCCATCCATTCTGATCCCCAGCTCCAGACCCCcatgtatttcttcttgagtttcCTGTCCTTCACTGATATTTGCTTTACAACAACTGTTGTCCCCAGGATGCTAGTGAACTTCCTTTCTAAGAAGACCATCTCCTATGCTGGGTGTCTGACACAGATGTATTTCATTTATGCTCTGGGCAACACCGACAGCTGCCTTCTGGCAGTCATGGCCTTTGACCGCTATGTGGCTATCTGTGACCCCTTCCACTACGTCACCACCATGAACCGCCGCTGCTGTGTCCTGCTGGTGGCCTTTTCCTGCTCACTTCCCCACTTCCACTCACTCGTACACACACTGCTACTGAACGGTCTCACTTTCTGTGACTCCAATGTCATCCACCACTTCCTCTGTGACCTCAGTCCCTTGATGAAATTGTCCTGTTCCTCCACATTTGTCAATGAAGTTGTGATAATATCAGAAGGTTCTGTTGTTTTGGTGACTCCATTTCTGTGCATCACTCTCTCTTATGTACGAATTCTCATCGCAGTTCTTAAGATCCCTTCAGCTGCTGGGAAACGCaaagccttctccacctgtgGCTCTCACCTCACGGTGGTCACACTCTTTTATGGAAGCATCTTCTATGTCTATTTACAGCCCCTGTCCACCTACAGTGCCAGGGACCACATAGCAACAATTGTCTACACAGTTCTTTCCTCCATGCTAAACCCTTTTATCTACAGCCTGAGAAACAAAGACCTGAAACAGAGCCTAAGGAAGCTGATGGGCAGGTGGAATTCTCAAGCAACACCCTCTTGA